In Rathayibacter sp. VKM Ac-2762, one DNA window encodes the following:
- a CDS encoding cation diffusion facilitator family transporter produces the protein MGHSHGVPIGSAAARHRRPLVAAFVLTAAFMIVEFAVGVATGSLALLSDAAHMGTDVLALGMSIAAISLAARPAAKSRTYGSYRLEVLAALANGLLLFAVAAFVIVEAVRRFAEPPAVPGGPLLITAVVGLAVNLVSLRLLSAGAKESITLRGASLEVLGDALGSIGVIVAAIVLLTTGWAWADPIVGVLIGLLILPRTWSLTRQALGILMESAPAHVDLAALERDVCAVPGVLALHDLHVWTITSGMESATGHVVVAPDADYRTALSRVLAVLRERHGIDHATIQCEPEAFPETTHRV, from the coding sequence ATGGGCCACTCTCACGGCGTTCCAATCGGCTCCGCCGCCGCACGGCACCGGCGTCCGCTCGTGGCCGCCTTCGTGCTGACCGCGGCGTTCATGATCGTCGAGTTCGCGGTCGGAGTCGCAACGGGCTCGCTCGCGCTGCTCTCGGACGCCGCGCACATGGGCACCGACGTGCTGGCCCTCGGAATGTCGATCGCCGCGATCTCGCTCGCCGCCCGCCCCGCCGCGAAGAGCCGCACCTACGGCTCCTACCGCCTCGAAGTGCTGGCCGCCCTCGCCAACGGCCTGCTTCTGTTCGCGGTCGCCGCGTTCGTGATCGTCGAGGCCGTCCGCCGCTTCGCCGAGCCGCCCGCGGTGCCCGGCGGCCCCCTCCTGATCACCGCCGTCGTGGGCCTGGCGGTCAACCTCGTGAGCCTGCGCCTGCTGTCCGCCGGGGCGAAGGAGAGCATCACCCTCCGCGGAGCCTCCCTCGAGGTGCTCGGCGACGCGCTCGGCTCGATCGGCGTGATCGTCGCGGCGATCGTGCTGCTCACCACCGGCTGGGCGTGGGCGGATCCGATCGTCGGCGTGCTGATCGGGCTGCTGATCCTTCCCCGCACCTGGTCGCTGACGCGGCAGGCGCTGGGGATCCTCATGGAGTCGGCGCCCGCGCACGTCGACCTCGCAGCGCTCGAGCGCGACGTCTGCGCCGTCCCCGGCGTGCTCGCGCTGCACGACCTGCACGTGTGGACGATCACCTCCGGCATGGAGAGCGCCACCGGCCACGTGGTCGTCGCCCCCGACGCCGACTACCGCACCGCGCTCTCGCGGGTGCTCGCCGTCCTCCGCGAGCGCCACGGCATCGACCACGCGACCATCCAGTGCGAGCCCGAGGCCTTCCCGGAGACGACGCACCGCGTCTGA
- a CDS encoding acyltransferase family protein has protein sequence MPRHSARTAPSGRSALVRKADASGYRPEIEGLRAVASLLVATFHIWLGRVSGGVDVFFVIAGFLTTLTLLGQIRRFGRVRPIAFLRRLASRLFPAAAVVLVVVAALAPLLLLPSQLLQTFTEVLASTFYVENVALARAGVDYLAQDDFHSPVQNFWAMSVQGQFYLIWLALVLVATLAAVLLRRRAQLPRFLLALVAALTVLSFAFSVVLVGIDQPTAYYSTLARSWEFGLGSLAALVLPGLAIPATLRAVAGWLGLIGVVSCGFVLQVSSAFPGTAALWPTLSAVLVLVAGTGPAPERGVGRLLALRPLVWLGGLSYGIYLWHWPLLVFWRESTGEDPTALAGLGVIAAAILLAAASKRFLEDPLHRRAPAERPHRLRALAPAALLAVAALVGATGLTGTNAAIAADLTRAHALPVSTEGCVGAAALANACSDSWTTSLPAVDASEDGSALNTDECSTGNSGTALKECRFGDPAGLRVLLIGNSHAASFFPALRGVAEERGWDLHTYYKTGCVFSTAERRDDSASSRRSCDVWNEKLQEELAGQEPYALVVTAYSAKKSVFVDASGTPDEQAGIDGFHESWAPLIARGSTVVAIRDNPVLPSLSLLACAEEPGPAADCSVPLDEAFADRELMAAAAEGWPGAAAVDLTRWFCDDRGCPLVIGGVKVYRDLGHLTESYARTLAPYLGEALDPLVG, from the coding sequence TTGCCCCGCCACTCCGCCCGCACCGCCCCCTCCGGCCGGTCCGCGCTGGTGCGCAAGGCCGATGCGTCCGGCTACCGGCCCGAGATCGAGGGACTGCGCGCCGTCGCGTCCCTCCTGGTCGCGACCTTCCACATCTGGCTGGGCCGCGTCTCCGGAGGCGTCGACGTCTTCTTCGTGATCGCCGGGTTCCTCACCACCCTGACCCTCCTCGGCCAGATCCGGCGGTTCGGGCGCGTGCGTCCGATCGCCTTCCTCCGGAGGCTCGCCTCGCGGCTCTTCCCGGCGGCCGCGGTGGTGCTGGTCGTCGTCGCGGCGCTCGCTCCGCTCCTCCTGCTCCCCTCGCAGCTGCTGCAGACCTTCACCGAGGTGCTCGCCTCGACCTTCTACGTCGAGAACGTCGCGCTCGCGCGGGCCGGAGTGGACTACCTCGCGCAGGACGACTTCCACTCGCCGGTGCAGAACTTCTGGGCGATGTCGGTGCAGGGGCAGTTCTACCTGATCTGGCTCGCCCTGGTGCTCGTCGCGACCCTCGCCGCCGTGCTGCTGCGGCGACGCGCGCAGCTGCCGCGGTTCCTGCTGGCGCTCGTCGCGGCGCTCACCGTCCTCTCGTTCGCGTTCTCCGTCGTGCTGGTCGGGATCGACCAGCCGACCGCGTACTACAGCACCCTCGCCCGCTCGTGGGAGTTCGGGCTCGGCTCGCTCGCGGCCCTCGTGCTCCCGGGACTGGCGATCCCGGCGACCCTGCGGGCCGTTGCCGGGTGGCTGGGGCTGATCGGAGTCGTCTCCTGCGGGTTCGTGCTCCAGGTCTCGAGCGCGTTCCCCGGCACCGCCGCGCTCTGGCCGACCCTCTCGGCGGTGCTCGTGCTCGTCGCCGGGACCGGCCCCGCCCCGGAGCGCGGAGTCGGCCGGCTGCTGGCCCTGCGCCCGCTCGTGTGGCTGGGCGGCCTGAGCTACGGGATCTACCTCTGGCACTGGCCACTCCTGGTCTTTTGGCGCGAGAGCACCGGCGAGGACCCGACCGCCCTCGCGGGCCTGGGCGTCATCGCCGCCGCGATCCTCCTGGCCGCCGCCTCGAAGCGCTTCCTCGAGGACCCCCTCCACCGCCGCGCTCCCGCCGAGCGCCCGCACCGCCTCCGCGCGCTCGCCCCGGCGGCCCTGCTGGCCGTCGCCGCCCTGGTCGGAGCGACGGGCCTCACCGGAACGAACGCCGCGATCGCCGCCGACCTCACCCGCGCGCACGCCCTCCCCGTCTCGACCGAGGGCTGCGTCGGAGCCGCGGCGCTCGCGAACGCCTGCTCCGACTCCTGGACCACGAGCCTGCCCGCCGTCGACGCCTCGGAGGACGGCTCCGCGCTGAACACCGACGAGTGCAGCACGGGCAACTCCGGCACCGCGCTCAAGGAGTGCCGCTTCGGCGATCCCGCCGGCCTCCGTGTGCTGCTCATCGGCAACTCGCACGCGGCGTCCTTCTTCCCGGCGCTGCGCGGCGTCGCGGAGGAGCGCGGCTGGGACCTGCACACCTACTACAAGACGGGCTGCGTCTTCTCGACCGCGGAGCGGCGCGACGACTCCGCCTCCTCCCGCCGCTCCTGCGACGTCTGGAACGAGAAGCTGCAGGAGGAGCTCGCCGGCCAGGAGCCGTACGCGCTCGTCGTCACCGCCTACTCCGCGAAGAAGTCCGTGTTCGTCGACGCGTCCGGCACCCCCGACGAGCAGGCCGGCATCGACGGGTTCCACGAGTCGTGGGCGCCGCTGATCGCCCGCGGATCCACGGTGGTCGCGATCCGCGACAATCCGGTGCTGCCCTCGCTCTCCCTGCTGGCCTGCGCCGAGGAGCCGGGCCCCGCGGCCGACTGCAGCGTGCCGCTCGACGAGGCCTTCGCCGACCGCGAGCTGATGGCCGCCGCGGCCGAGGGCTGGCCGGGCGCCGCCGCCGTCGACCTCACCCGCTGGTTCTGCGACGACCGCGGCTGCCCCCTCGTGATCGGCGGAGTGAAGGTGTACCGCGACCTCGGGCACCTCACCGAGTCGTATGCCCGGACCCTGGCGCCCTACCTCGGCGAGGCGCTGGACCCGCTGGTCGGCTGA
- a CDS encoding ABC transporter substrate-binding protein: protein MSTHRRRPAALALAALTLLALTGCGASEQIEPESTAAAGEGTTSYPLTLDDCGTTTTVTAPPQRVVSLDQNSTEILLSLGLEDRMVGTASWTDPVLETLASANESVPRLADNAPTYEVLLGADPDFVTASFGRHYAPEGVASRDRLAETGIGSYLAPSDCDNGASVNGGSGTRTVPLTVDVLYQEIHELAEVFDVQQRGDALVAQLQERAAAATEGVDLGGRSVAFWFADTKTPYMAGGYNFASMLGTTTGMTNVFADRTEDWPAVGWESVVAADPDVLVLGDLQRDRFPGDRLDDKTAFLRSDPLTSSLPAVQDGRFIALHGAELNPSIRFVDGLEKIRAWWDENGASL from the coding sequence ATGTCCACGCACCGACGGCGCCCCGCCGCCCTCGCCCTCGCCGCCCTCACCCTGCTCGCCCTCACCGGCTGCGGCGCCTCCGAGCAGATCGAGCCCGAGAGCACGGCCGCCGCGGGGGAGGGCACGACCTCGTACCCGCTCACGCTGGACGACTGCGGCACCACGACCACCGTCACCGCCCCTCCGCAGCGGGTCGTCTCCCTCGACCAGAACTCGACCGAGATCCTGCTGTCCCTCGGCCTCGAGGACCGGATGGTCGGCACGGCCTCCTGGACCGACCCCGTGCTCGAGACCCTCGCCTCCGCGAACGAGAGCGTGCCGCGCCTGGCCGACAACGCGCCCACCTACGAGGTGCTGCTCGGCGCCGACCCGGACTTCGTCACCGCCTCCTTCGGCCGGCACTACGCGCCCGAGGGCGTCGCCTCGCGCGACCGCCTCGCCGAGACGGGGATCGGCTCCTACCTCGCCCCCTCCGACTGCGACAACGGGGCGAGCGTCAACGGCGGGAGCGGCACGCGCACCGTCCCGCTGACCGTCGACGTCCTCTACCAGGAGATCCACGAGCTGGCCGAGGTCTTCGACGTGCAGCAGCGCGGTGACGCCCTGGTCGCGCAGCTGCAGGAGCGCGCCGCCGCCGCCACCGAGGGGGTCGACCTCGGCGGCCGGAGCGTCGCCTTCTGGTTCGCCGACACCAAGACGCCCTACATGGCAGGCGGCTACAACTTCGCCTCGATGCTCGGCACCACGACCGGCATGACCAACGTCTTCGCCGACCGCACGGAGGACTGGCCCGCTGTCGGCTGGGAGAGCGTCGTCGCGGCCGACCCGGACGTCCTGGTCCTCGGCGACCTGCAGCGCGACCGCTTCCCCGGCGACCGCCTCGACGACAAGACCGCGTTCCTCCGCTCCGACCCGCTGACCAGCAGCCTGCCCGCGGTGCAGGACGGCCGCTTCATCGCGCTCCACGGCGCCGAGCTGAACCCGTCGATCCGCTTCGTCGACGGGCTCGAGAAGATCCGCGCCTGGTGGGACGAGAACGGGGCCTCGCTCTGA
- a CDS encoding iron chelate uptake ABC transporter family permease subunit: MPRGLAAAALVVGGLLALALSVGVAVTLGPADVSLVNVRDILLNHLGLASVPVRPAEDAIVWQERLPRALVAAACGAGLGVCGVILQSLLRNPLADPFVLGVSSGASTGAVLVGVLGVGGGVVGLSGGAFVGALVAFGFVLLLTRFSAGGTSGVILAGVASTQLFSALTSLIVFALADSDETRGVMFWLLGSLEGMRWDDVALSGGVVLLGSVVCLAAARTLDAFAFGEDVAASLGVHVGRTRLLLLVVTALLTATLVSIAGAIGFVGLVLPHAARLVFGQRHSRVIPATILLGAVFLVWVDAGSRVAFAPTPLPVGVGTALVGVPVFMLLLLRRRGRS; encoded by the coding sequence GTGCCGCGCGGTCTGGCCGCCGCTGCGCTGGTCGTCGGCGGGCTGCTCGCGCTGGCGCTCTCGGTCGGCGTCGCGGTGACGCTCGGCCCGGCCGACGTCTCGCTCGTGAACGTCCGCGACATCCTCCTCAACCACCTCGGGCTCGCCTCCGTCCCGGTGCGCCCGGCCGAGGATGCGATCGTCTGGCAGGAGCGCCTCCCGCGCGCACTCGTGGCCGCGGCCTGCGGGGCGGGGCTCGGCGTGTGCGGAGTGATCCTGCAGTCGCTGCTGCGGAATCCGCTCGCCGACCCGTTCGTGCTGGGCGTCTCGTCCGGAGCGTCCACGGGCGCGGTGCTCGTCGGCGTGCTCGGGGTCGGCGGAGGAGTGGTCGGGCTCTCCGGAGGCGCCTTCGTCGGCGCGCTGGTCGCCTTCGGCTTCGTGCTGCTGCTCACGCGGTTCTCGGCGGGCGGCACCTCCGGCGTGATCCTGGCGGGGGTGGCGAGCACGCAGCTGTTCTCGGCGCTGACCTCGCTGATCGTGTTCGCGCTCGCCGACTCGGACGAGACGCGCGGCGTGATGTTCTGGCTGCTCGGCTCCCTCGAGGGGATGCGCTGGGACGACGTGGCGCTGAGCGGAGGAGTCGTGCTGCTCGGCTCCGTGGTCTGCCTCGCCGCGGCGCGCACGCTCGACGCGTTCGCCTTCGGGGAGGACGTGGCCGCGTCGCTCGGCGTGCACGTGGGCCGCACCCGCCTCCTCCTGCTGGTGGTGACGGCCCTGCTGACGGCGACCCTGGTGAGCATCGCCGGCGCGATCGGCTTCGTGGGGCTGGTGCTGCCGCACGCCGCGCGACTCGTGTTCGGCCAGCGGCACTCGCGGGTGATCCCGGCGACGATCCTGCTCGGCGCGGTGTTCCTGGTGTGGGTCGACGCCGGATCGCGGGTGGCGTTCGCGCCGACTCCGCTGCCGGTGGGGGTCGGCACGGCACTCGTCGGCGTGCCGGTGTTCATGCTGCTGCTCCTGCGGCGGAGGGGCCGCTCGTGA
- a CDS encoding ABC transporter ATP-binding protein yields MTLEADRVSWRRGGRLVVDGVSLRPAPGSTVGLLGPNGSGKSSLLRLLQGTAAPDAGVVTLDGAPLRSLRRREVARAVATVTQQAETEADLPVRDVVRLGRTPHRSLLGGDTAEDLRAIERALEQVGLEAKADHLWHTLSGGERQRAHIARALAQEPRELLLDEPTNHLDIRHQLELLALVRALPVTTVVALHDLNLAALFCDALLVLREGRVVAGGTPEEVLTPALIADVYGVRARVIVDAGRPHVLFDS; encoded by the coding sequence GTGACGCTCGAGGCCGACCGGGTCTCGTGGCGCCGGGGCGGCCGCCTGGTGGTCGACGGGGTCTCGCTCCGCCCCGCTCCCGGCTCGACAGTGGGACTGCTCGGGCCCAACGGCTCGGGCAAGTCGTCGCTGCTGCGGCTGCTGCAGGGCACCGCGGCTCCGGACGCCGGCGTCGTCACCCTCGACGGCGCGCCGCTCCGCTCGCTCCGCCGCCGCGAGGTCGCCCGGGCCGTGGCCACGGTGACGCAGCAGGCCGAGACGGAGGCGGACCTCCCCGTCCGCGACGTCGTCCGGCTGGGGCGGACACCGCACCGCTCCCTCCTGGGCGGAGACACGGCCGAGGACCTGCGCGCGATCGAGCGCGCCCTCGAGCAGGTGGGTCTCGAGGCGAAGGCCGACCACCTCTGGCACACCCTCTCGGGCGGCGAGCGGCAGCGGGCGCACATCGCCCGGGCGCTCGCGCAGGAGCCGCGCGAGCTGCTGCTGGACGAGCCGACCAACCACCTCGACATCCGCCATCAGCTGGAGCTGCTGGCCCTGGTGCGGGCGCTGCCGGTGACCACGGTCGTCGCGCTGCACGACCTCAACCTCGCGGCCCTCTTCTGCGACGCGCTGCTGGTGCTGCGCGAGGGGCGCGTGGTCGCGGGCGGCACCCCGGAGGAGGTGCTCACCCCGGCGCTGATCGCGGACGTCTACGGGGTGCGCGCCCGCGTGATCGTCGACGCCGGACGGCCGCACGTGCTGTTCGACTCCTGA
- a CDS encoding peptidase — protein sequence MSGAHRSSDGTPPPEPLRPPAEHGRHSARPSSRDRGAPRHSPEVRRRVVSRAGLAGLVAGALVLGAAATATAVLLDRGSVSARVASGTVIATFTGTGATTVPVPVAGLVPGGTARRLLDLTNAGTLPMSALQLQTATGTDFSDGLQLAIERCSLSWSADAATCPGTVTTVSADRPAASRLDLPGSPALAVGATDHLRLTVRLSESAPPAAQSTSATVTVTVVGVQRPGRQL from the coding sequence GTGAGCGGCGCGCACCGCTCGTCGGACGGCACGCCGCCCCCGGAGCCCCTGCGTCCGCCCGCTGAGCACGGGCGGCACAGCGCCCGGCCGTCCTCCCGCGACCGCGGAGCCCCGCGCCACTCCCCCGAGGTCCGCCGCCGCGTGGTCTCCCGCGCCGGCCTGGCGGGACTCGTCGCCGGCGCGCTCGTCCTCGGCGCCGCCGCCACCGCGACCGCCGTGCTCCTGGACCGGGGCTCCGTGAGCGCGCGGGTCGCCTCCGGCACCGTCATCGCGACGTTCACCGGCACCGGAGCGACGACCGTGCCGGTCCCCGTCGCGGGCCTCGTCCCCGGTGGCACGGCCCGGCGCCTCCTCGACCTGACGAACGCCGGGACCCTGCCGATGTCGGCCCTCCAGCTGCAGACGGCCACCGGCACCGACTTCTCGGACGGCCTGCAGCTCGCGATCGAGCGCTGCTCGCTGTCCTGGTCGGCCGATGCCGCGACCTGCCCCGGCACCGTCACCACCGTGTCGGCCGACCGCCCCGCCGCCTCCCGCCTCGACCTCCCCGGCTCCCCGGCCCTGGCCGTCGGAGCGACCGACCACCTCCGCCTGACCGTGCGCCTCTCGGAGTCCGCGCCGCCCGCCGCGCAGAGCACCTCCGCGACCGTCACCGTCACCGTCGTCGGCGTGCAGCGTCCGGGCCGCCAGCTGTAG
- a CDS encoding signal peptidase I has product MKAIRALLGGLVAIVAVAGIAVFVLSALGLVRLVPVLSNSMAPGMPVGSLAVTLPVDQAAIRAGDVIVFTDPDDPGRRVIHRVTLVYSEEEAAALRGREPGQLALTTKGDNNESADPWIVTIADERIWRESSVVPLLGWPSIGLAHPEARFALFAAGGAVIVGALLIAIWRRPAEVAP; this is encoded by the coding sequence GTGAAGGCCATCCGCGCTCTCCTCGGCGGACTGGTCGCGATCGTGGCCGTCGCCGGCATCGCCGTCTTCGTCCTCTCCGCGCTCGGTCTCGTGCGGCTCGTGCCGGTGCTGTCGAACTCGATGGCGCCCGGGATGCCCGTCGGCTCCCTCGCCGTCACCCTGCCCGTCGACCAGGCCGCGATCCGCGCCGGCGACGTGATCGTCTTCACCGACCCGGACGATCCGGGCCGCCGCGTCATCCACCGCGTCACCCTCGTCTACTCCGAGGAGGAGGCTGCGGCCCTCCGCGGCCGCGAGCCCGGCCAGCTGGCGCTCACCACCAAGGGCGACAACAACGAGTCGGCCGACCCGTGGATCGTGACGATCGCGGACGAGCGGATCTGGCGCGAGAGCTCGGTGGTGCCGCTGCTGGGCTGGCCGAGCATCGGCCTCGCCCACCCGGAGGCGCGGTTCGCGCTCTTCGCCGCGGGCGGCGCGGTCATCGTGGGCGCGCTCCTGATCGCCATCTGGCGCCGCCCCGCGGAGGTCGCCCCGTGA